In the genome of Triticum urartu cultivar G1812 chromosome 5, Tu2.1, whole genome shotgun sequence, one region contains:
- the LOC125506556 gene encoding non-specific lipid-transfer protein 2P, protein MAGMGKQPVVAALMLALVVLAAAPGGAHAACQASQLAVCASAILSGAKPSGECCGNLRAQQGCFCQYAKDPTYGQYIRSPHARDTLQSCGLAVPQC, encoded by the coding sequence ATGGCGGGCATGGGGAAGCAGCCGGTGGTGGCGGCGCTGATGCTGGCGCTGGTGGTgctggcggcggcgccgggcgggGCGCACGCGGCGTGCCAGGCATCGCAGCTGGCGGTGTGCGCGTCGGCGATCCTGAGCGGGGCCAAGCCGAGCGGCGAGTGCTGCGGCAACCTGAGGGCGCAGCAGGGGTGCTTCTGCCAGTACGCCAAGGACCCCACCTACGGGCAGTACATCCGCAGCCCCCACGCGCGCGACACCCTCCAGTCCTGCGGCCTCGCCGTCCCGCAGTGCTAG
- the LOC125506557 gene encoding non-specific lipid-transfer protein 2P-like produces MAMRKEEVVAVMLMLVVLAPGKARAACEVTQLAMCASAILGGTKPSGECCGNLRAQQGCFCQYVKDPNYGHYVNSPHARETLQTCGIALPHC; encoded by the coding sequence ATGGCGATGAGGAAGGAGGAAGTGGTGGCCGTGATGCTAATGCTGGTGGTGCTGGCCCCAGGCAAGGCGCGCGCGGCGTGCGAGGTGACGCAGCTGGCGATGTGCGCGTCGGCGATCCTGGGCGGGACGAAGCCGAGCGGGGAGTGCTGCGGCAACCTCCGGGCGCAGCAGGGGTGCTTCTGTCAGTACGTCAAGGACCCCAACTACGGGCACTACGTCAACAGCCCCCACGCCCGCGAGACACTCCAGACCTGCGGCATCGCCCTCCCGCACTGCTAG